Within the Apostichopus japonicus isolate 1M-3 chromosome 6, ASM3797524v1, whole genome shotgun sequence genome, the region TTGCGGTGAAAGATGTAGTTGTTTTCCTGCAGAGTAAAGAGGTACAGCAATTACAGTTCTTGTCTATGGGGACACGCCACTGTCGGATTGAATCGTTAAACTCTTCCAGATATTTCATAGTATCCTTTCTGTTGATAAATTATTGGGTCTTATATTGGAATTGTCTGGCCTGAAACAGTGGCGTCGGTAACTAGGACACGGGCCccatttttgaaaactttatttgtggttaaatatgtattaaaaacattttcaccGGCCCATCTAATTGCGCTCGGTCCCCGGgtctttaaccccccccccctcccctgacaAAGATTCCCTCTCCCTCGTCTTGGTCCTGAAAGGTGTTTAACATCACGATGCTGACAATATAGGTACACATATACTCATCTTGATTTGCTCACCGAAAAGAGATCgtgctttctttattttctgatTATTTATTCCTAAAAAGTCAATCCACCACCATTACTTGAAATCGAAACAATACTAAAGTACATGGGAAATATTTCCCTTGATAGGATGGGTGTCTATAGACTAAACATCGGTCAGTTTGGGTCAGATACAAGCTTCTTTCCCGCAGTATTCATTTACCAAAGAGACTCATTGCACCTAAAGCAGCTTTCCCCAGGGAGCCATACCAGCTTCTCTCTTCAGGTGTTAGCTCGTCGTATCCCTCGGGCAGTCGCTCCCCTTCTTCGGCCAACACTCTCGCTTTTAACTTCTCTGCAACGTGTGTAGCAACATGTTTACCGACACTGTGTAAGAGAGCATGCCAGTCAAAACGCTCCGCTGGAGATAACTCAGCCATTTTCTTCTCGAAGTCATCTAGCATGGCATTCTCTCTGTTATCATGTATGAGTTGTCTTTCCTCTCTCTGTTTTGGCTGATTCTTGTTGTCGGCTAGAGCACCACGGTGATGATGATGGAGCAGTTTATGAAACAATCTGTGGCCGCGGCGACTAAGGGCATCCGCGTCAAGAATTTCGTCCTCGATGGAAGCGGCtttaataagtaaataaataagaatgGTGGTGTATAATGTGGATTGCTTATGATTTGGTGgacatttttgcttttttttcaggATGATCTAGTCAGAATAGTCTTGATATCTTATAGTACGAGAAAGTAAacacaattttgtattttccctttttttttaattctttggaCATAATTCAGTCATACAGTTTGTTAACGTCTGAAACAAGACTTTAACAATCCAGTTAGGATGATTTCAGCGCCACAGATCAGACCAATTTGTCAAAGATTGCTTTCGGCAGAATTAAGTCTTGACATTTTATAGTCCATGAATAGATATAATATGTTGGTGCAGATGTTTATGCAGCGCGTCTGGTTtgcaagataataataataataataataataataataataataataataataataataataataataaaaatcataataataataacaataataataataatcataatgataataataataataataatcataatgatgatgataataataataataataataataataataataataaaaggttatttatttctatatttcgcattataccgacggtctcgctgcgctttataagaaacaaaatgagtacaaaaataCAGCATGGTAGAACcaaaacttaaacatttaccaAATGGATCGAAAAATTACAAGGTTCAATGAGGGTAGCACGTGAATAAGTGAGTTTTTCATACACTTTATAAATTGTCTATGGTAGGGGCATTCCTAATGTGGGTGGGGAGAGTGTTCCAGAGTTTTGGGGTCCGAAAATTGAAAAGAACGCTCACCGTAGGTCTTAGTTTTCACTTTAGGTGGCTTTAGGAGAATAGTACTGTTAAATCTGAGTGTGCTAGTTGGGATTTGTAAGGTGAGTAAGTTGGAAATATAGTTTGGAGCAAACCAAGGATGGCTTTGTAAATGAGGGAGagaagtttgtactttattcgTTAAGAAACCGGAAGCCAGTGAAGTTGGTGGAGAATAGGTTTACTGTGGGATCTGTTATCTGTGAGGGTAACTAATATAAGGGCGGTGTTTTGAATGCTCTGAaacttagaaatttagtttaaGCAGGAAGACTATATAAAAGTCTGCCACAACAGTCAAGTATGGATGGTACAGAGGCATGGATAAGTGTCTCAGTCGACTTGTGATCCGGATATTTGCGAATTTGTCTAATTTGTCTGATAGGATGTGAGGAAGAGAAGCAGATTATATTTACATGAGGAACCAAATGGGCCACCAATGTGAGTGTAAAATAACACCCATATCTTTAACAGCGGGAACGGGAGATATACAAGAACCGCTAATCTTAACGGAAGTTACAGGGGTGGCATAGTCACCTTTAACTGTGTTAACTTCTCTGGACTGCTCCTTTAATGTCTAAATTGAAAAGTTGGCCCCTCAATGCATGCTCTAATGTTATCATTCAGTCATTGTTaatacattgttttataaattctagtAACTGctccaaagaaaaatatatcattttaccTTTATGTAAACAACCAAGCACTTTTGGATGATATTCAATAGCATTTGTCACtgaaaaattggcaaaattgaaaaacaaatctgACATAATTATGTAACCATGTAAGGATAAACCTCAGCCCGTTGAGTTTTTTTGTTGCATCTAAGGACACAATGGTCTGAGTATTACTAACTATAGTCAGTCAAAAAGATCATTTTACAAGTATTATTGAAATACAAACTGGACGTATCGCAGTGTAAGACAAAATCATTGAAGCAACAGGTCCCATCTAAGGGTAAAACTTGCCAAGGTTGTAAACGGCATCTGATTTGGAGATCACAAATGATTGTTCatccaaaagtgaacttgaagcaaccAGGCTGACAAGTCTGGTATCGAAGGAGCACATTGActaattttgttctttatttttcttctccaaAATTTCAATCCAACATTTTACTTCAAcgttggatggatggatctaAATATGAACACATAAAATAGGGATTCCAAATAAAAAAGGCGATTACTAAAGTTTTGTATAACTTCACATCTCCTTTTATAGGCCCTATAGGTTAAAATGAGAATATccaatccaatccaaggtcataACAATAAAGCGAGAACTTGAATACCGCGaaaaatatacagtactttGCGGGCGGAGTGCAACTATGGCATGGCagctgtttgcttcaagtttactGCTGTTAACATCACATCATCTGTGACAATCTCTACGATCAATATGTCGAATAAGCTACGCTATATACAAATTGTATACCACAGATTTGACCAGGATGCTTagaattttgtttctctttcgtCTGTCAATAATGAATTTTTCCCTATAGCTATATATCCTTTTAAAGCAAAATGTATCAACGTGATTTGATACGCTGGTTTATCACAAGTTAAACACCTCATAAAAAGCACAAAATCttccaagttcactttttttttattccccaCATCTTACCCCGTACCCCCCGAATCCCATATAACTGTTATAACCCCCTtatttctccacacctttctgtctttgtccttttctaatttattctctaccctcttcccttaatcctctctttgtccctcggcagtttatctcctacctctcctcttcccctgttggtctCTTTCTcttctccatcccttgtctactaatcctcttacatctatctctttgtgttcaccttgCTCATTCGTgaatttgtcccttctgttactgtgacttgtcatttagcctctgaagaagatcctgctaggaccgaaatatcaggccaacttacttttacacactctCTTCCACAGGCTCTtttgtggataagcagtttgctaaaagttttattttatttttggtacaaaacatgtcaacttcaaatgttgttatttcgAAAATGATATGTTGAAAATGAATTCAACACTGTGGATGCTTAGAAAATATGTTCCTCGCTCACCGGTCAATTTGTTTGTAACAAGGAtcattcttttcaaatttctgcCTAAAATTAAGTTGTTCTTGACAACGTGTTCTGAACTGACAACACTGGTCTATGGCATATGATTTTATCTTTGAGCTATCTATAAAGTTAAGCCGAGATTTCTGACACTTTGTTCAGCTTGCAAACATTTACGAACCACTCCTTCCTCCACCACCCCAGAGGAAAATTAAGGTATAAAGAAATTTCAGTTAAGTACAAAGAAAaagattattaaaaaaaaaaaattgaaatcgGCATATTTGAAGTATCGgtaaagtaaaaagaaaaatgaaaaaaaaagacacgAACAAGTGATCTCAGCATAACAAATCATGTCCACCACCAACTGAGCTCTGAAGCTCTTGGTTGGTGGTGATCCCTAATTTTTCATTTGCTGACGGTATATCGGTGAGACGCCACATcacttttgtatttgtgtatgttagatcctcctgcaagcaggaactcgcgaagaagcctcattggcttatcaaagccgcaagctgaccgaagtcagtctctttgCACTTCGGTGCATTCGGTGCACCTTGCACTTCGGTGAAACCATGAAGGGATCAGAACCCTCCTCGCATTGGATGCAAGTAAGACATTGTCAGAAAGGGCGTTCAATTAAAATGATTCGATTAATTTCGGTTATAATACCAGTACACTATATAATCGCCTTAAAACATGTACGTAAACAGgccttctaaaaaaaaaaaaaacatgtatacaACTGACCTCTAACAAACATCAACAAGCACTTGCAAATAAATGATGGTCTTATACTCTAAATGCAGAAATATGGAAGATACAATATTCAAAATGGACAACTTTCGacggaagaaaaataaataaaataaaaaaataagcaTCTTACCGAAAGTTTTGACCGAGCAAACGATGAAGGCAAAGGCCAACAAACATCGAAGAAGCGCCATGTTTCGTTTTCGACTAATTTAACTTCTAGACTTTCTGGAATGTTGAAAAGCGTCGGCAAAAAGAAGATTGAGGAGGACAGGAAACAAACATTGctttttatagaaaaaaaatacagaaattgGAAAGACTAATTTATTAGAATATCTTTGTCGAAAAAAGGAGGGTAAAGTAAATCATGTGTTGTTGTCATTTTCCGATcagaatataaattatattatagTGTATGAGTTTTTGATTTAAAGTGCCCTTCATGCCAGGTTAATGATGAAACGTTTCAAGCGACTCGAATTGCATAGCACGTCATTGGAAATCATGACCTTCGAATACGTTACCATATAGCCTCTAATACATGattaacatattatatataatttagttttctttttttaatactgAGAACAAAAACATCTACAGTTGTCGGTTCCTCAATTGTTttctaaaattattttaaagtttctcaaaaaagagagaaaagggtcAGTTTCATTCAATCGACGGAGCATTCATTCAGAGACCGTGTAAAATAAAACGTATATGTATGCCAACGATTTTGCCACCGATCACGAAGTTGCTGCCGGAGCCTGAGAAACTCCACCGGCGGTCATACGATAGCTTAAGATGCCCTCACGAATGGCCCGATGTTTTAACGGTCAGAGCCGAATTTGAACATTTCCTTTATCGTGTGTCCATCTGGTGTCAATTTCGGGACAGTGTGACGCAGGCATTAATACATATTTTCCAGCATTTATATTATATCTTTCCTACTTCTTTATTACATTTGATCTACCTGTGACATCCTCACGGAGGTCAGTAGCATTAAGTAAGCATATGCTAAGTATTAATACTGTGTACCTCACGCAAATTCAACAGTGACTATACAACATTATAAACCCTGACGGAGGTACATGGTACCATCGTTCATTTGGCATGTCGGCACGGCGCAGCTTTCCCGGCCTGAGTATTCGTTTCGTAGTAAATTCATACCCAAAAACAGATATAGTTCCATCTTGCCAAGTATGCACTAcaaagggtgggggagggggtactcCCGGTATTAATAACATTTACCCTGACCCAGTCCTTGCCAGACATACATCAACACTTAGTTTAAGCAACAAACGTGGAaatattttgtcttgaaaagtaaCCGAGTAAACGAGGACTCAATTGGAATCGAGATCGGATAAAGTGGACTCGATGTTTCGGGTTGTGGTGTGTGGCCTAGAATACAACCAGTGTATGCCCATACAAAAATCGAGGCCCACCTGAACATATAATCCTCTTCTCGACCGATTTCATCTCGTGTATATGACATAAAACAAATTCAGTTCCATCATTGTTATACCACATCTCACacttaaattaatttttaataataatgataataataatgatgatgatgatgatgatgatgatgatgatgatgatgatgatgatgatgatgatgatgatgatgatgatgatgatgatgatgatgatgatgatgatgatgatgatgatgatggtggtgaaaTCTCCTCGGGTATCTATTGAATATTTTACAGTTATCAATATGTGAAAGGCCATCGTACTTCCTTCTAGATTTTagatatataaaattataaatgaatCATGACCCTTCACGACGGATTTATTATTTGGTGAAGCATCCACCAGGAAGGAAATAATTACATCCCGTGTATACCTCTAACTTTGTCAAATGTCAAGTGAAGCTTTGGTATATTTCAGAATATACTGAAGTACTATAAATTAGTTAGCCAAGGGGAAAGGACATGTTTTTACCTCTACTTACGGATAACCTTACACTTTGTGATAATTTATTGTACAGCAATTTGACCGTGACCATATTTTATCTTACATCACATGATAATATATCTTTAATTCAATATGCTAAATGTTAATCAAGAATAAATTAATAGCCAGCATATAGTTGCATTTTGAAGCGAATCAATTTCCTTCATTTACCAAATTAATCACCTTTTCTGTGATGTAAAAGTGCAAAGATTGTATCTAGTTTACAAGCAAGATCTTGTATGAGCTGCATTTGGGAAGTATTTGGTATAAAAACTTCATCATacactttaaatattttaaggatttgAACCTAGAACAACTTTAAGTCTTGTAACGataatcatgaaaaaaaaaaacgacattTACTTCTAAATGTCGCTTTTTAGCCATTCTTACGCAAACTAAATATTGTGACTTGCTACATTTAATTATAGACTCAATATAATGATTGCAGGTCCAAGCAACAACATGTACCGTTTGATTTGTTCATTTCCATTTATTTCGTCCTCCAAAGGGAGCGAAAATTGTTGTGGCTGTTTCTTGTGACATCTCGTGCAAGACTTCGCCAACAAAGATGTTCCAAAACTCCATATCTCTGCTCTAACCGATGTCAACATTTCTAATTGCTCGGTAACAATTTTATTATCATCCTGTTTGTACAGTCTTTGATTTTCTGATTACAATTTTGGTGGAGTCATAATTGACCTTATTCTTAAATGGCTATGCTAAAAGTCACACTGATACGTCATAAGGGAACTACCCATTGGTTATTCATTTGCCTCTGTTACCGTCGGTGTAAGGGTAGGTTAAGTGGTTTTGAACACTGGAATAAATTACATACGACCTGGGAAGAATAAGACCAATACTGCGGGTGtacactcccccctccccacccctcccctccttttcgacctcacacaaagtatttcATAAACACAATCATAATTTGTGGTCTTAATTtacctcaaaatgcaccatttgaagtctaaacttttatttttctacCCTTCTTTAAAGGTTCCATGCCCCAACGTGAATCAGTCGGagggggcggtgggggggggggcggagatGATAATATGGACACCACCTTTGAAGTACTGTGCACGTCACTTCGatgcaccccaccccctccacaccGCCACCTAgccctctctccctctctgtaTTTACACACGGAACAGCCAATGCGTGTAAaggaatgttaaaataaaatccattcaacaataaaaacatatatatgcataaggTTGCATTGTTACAAACTAAGACTTCATTGTCGTGTCCGTTTCACTAGTTCGACTATCTGCTAGACTGGAATTCGTCTTTTTTTGCCTCGCCTGGGACAGTGACTTGCAAAGGATTTCAAAGGTTATGGTTGCGGGGAGGGTGGGTGATTACAGATTTCCCCGACTGAGTTAGGTAGGGGGATTGACCTTAATGAACGAGGATTTATAGGATACTAAATCCAACTAAATCACGTGACATCGTGTGTTTTTCGCTAAGAAATGAAGCCAGTCATTTTGACGCAAACAAGCCTTTTCTCTGTCGATGTTAAAGTTGATCAGTATtgacctcaaatatgctagtaaGTCATATAATCAAGGCCACTCATGCTATAACTTCAAAAGGCATTTCGCTGTCAATCTTTAACGTTTTCTGATTTGTTGCCTCATTGAGACCATTTGTTGTCTCATTTAACACTCATATTACGTCTGGAAAAAAACTTGGAGATTAAAACCAACATTGGTATTACAAATGTAtcaactttttaaattttgtttatttttagtaGTTAAGGGCTAAATACTGACAAGGTTTAGTGGATTAGTTTATTGAAGTTTCCTCTGTCAATTATAACAGCAATGGGTGGTGTggatgtgggtggggggggggtgcatcgAAGTGGCGTTCACAGTACTTCGAAGGTGGTGGCAAAATTATAATATAACCCCGCCCGCGTCACCTTACGACTGATTTACGTTGGGGAATGGAACCGTTAGGAAGggtaacaaaataaaagtttagaCTTCAAGTGGTGCATTTTGAGCTATATTAAGACCACAAATTATGATTGTGCTTataaaatactttgtgtgaggtcgaaagggaggggaggggggtgtacaGCCGTAGTATTGGTCTTATTCTTCCCATGTCGTATAGCCATCtgatccccccctccccccgttgCGCAAGCCCCTGGGGCGGAGTTGCCGTCAAGAACAAAGAACAGTGAGTAATTCTAAGACTCAGAAAATATGCATTTAAGACTGCATATTTTAgggaagcaaaacaaaacaataagaaaCAACAATTCTTCGAAATAGGACACATAAAGTATTTCATGTTGAATTTGATATATTCATTGGAAAAAACAAGAGATTGTATCTCTATTTTATAATGTATCATATTAAATCAATCCAGCACTATACTAACTATTAAGACAcaaggaaaaaataaactaaCTACAGTGAGTACAGCGCACGTTTTGTATTGTCTGTAGCTCAGTGGTACGACCCGCAGTCTCGAAATCAATTACATTTCTCCTTTACCTTGTGATGATTTATTTACCAAGGGCGTAACCTAAGGCAGCCTTGGCTGCATGGTGCGCCAGTGAGTGCCACCAGCTTTTCTCTTCTGGGGTTAGTTCGTCAAATCCCTCTGGATTCAACGCAGCCATTTTCTCCTCTAAGTCATCAAGCAAAGCATCTTTGTCCTCCCCATCGTCTCCAGCGAAGTCCCTCTTTCCTGGCTCATTTGCTGCTGGTTTACCATGGAAACGATGAAACAGATGCTTCAAAAATCCTCGGCGAACGAGAGCATCGTCGAAAGTTTCGTCCTCCATCGGGGTAGCTGTAATAATAAATATCGTATAATGTGTGGTTAGATcgaattatttttaattcagCGCGCCAATGAGAAAATAGTTTGCTGGAAAATGTAAAgcacatatatgtttatgtcGGTATCTGGAGTATTAATGTGGCGGCTTGTAaataaacccctcccccccaaaaaaaaatagtatacaAGGCTCAATAACGTCATGTGCGGGTTGTGAATGTCTGTGTGGTGtgaaggggggaaggggagtgggagggggagggggttggtgtAATCGACGGGAACCCAGGAGACTTGGTGATGATGAGGGATAAAAGGGGACAGCAAGGCTAGGTGGAATAGGGTGGGGGACAATGGAAGATCGAGAGAAACAGTGAAGGCAAAGGGGCGAGGTTGGATGaaagtgggaggggtgggacaTCGACAAAGAGGGGAGAAGCAAAGGAAAGAGAGACGAGAGGTGAAAAGAGGGAGAGGTGAAGAGAGAGAGTACACTTTAGCGTTTAATAAAAACCAttatcagggatgtgcccaggacttcctgagtgccgggtatactgatcgccgtcctggggaaggggtctaagtgGGAGggtgtgtccccctcccctttgagaaatttttcgatttatgaaggtgctcagatgccaaaagctggcacttgtgtagcttgtcaagcacatacacaagtactatagtttgctaacaatttacatttttaaaaacttttttagtgaaatatattacgtacctggtaaaagttatgatatagtttgtttcaaagagatttttacaagggaccgattgagagccgtaagtcaTGTTTCTTGCATGGGTAACTGATGCAGTATTAGTCAGTATGACTTTGGcatataggctaggcccaatttatgttgaatatattgttaggaatgtcgggattttagatgaaaatagtgctgggcggtatATAAACGATTGTTTTAAGACAGTTCTGGGCGGTAAtatttagtgctgggcggggccgcccagtgccgcccagtgccgcccagtgccgccaaGTGCCGCCCAGTGCCACCCAGCGTAGGCACATCCCTACACGTTATGTTTACTAGTTGGCTATGCACTATACTAGGAGTGTTCTCTTCCTCTAGAAAGGAGAAACTGGCACAATCAAGGATGCCCATTCCAActaacatacatatacattcgtccacacacacacgcactaACATATATGGTAATACTTGCTTAGGAGAAACAGTTTATAACATGAACCCATAAAGAACTGCCATGTTTAGTTTGTCTCGATGATAGTAACTTCGAAATCTcgaaaatgtttgaaacagTCTTCAAAGAGCAAATGGTGAAGAAGAGAACATccaatgacctctttttatggAAAAGGGGCGAGACTTTGAAAGCCATTGAATTGCGAAATGTCAGTCAAAGGAGCAGGTACGATAAATTAGAACCAAATATAGTCGGTACTAGCTTGAAGGATAAAAGaaattttaattcatttatttgttttatcgccaattgtgtacaaagggaaaggaagtctcaaagggaaatttgaaagaatctAAAGGGGCAAAACTTTGAATGCCATCTATTTGGAAATGTCTGTCAAAGGAGCGGGTACGATAAATCAGAACAATAGTTGGTATAAACTTGAAGGatggaaataaatttgaaagaatCTAGGGGAGTACATAAATATTGGTGAAAGGAGGCTTGTACGACATGCCAAGTTCATGACCGTACCAGTCTGTGATATTCTTTAGCGTAGTAACAGGGGAGCAGAGGGGCAGCCGCCCCACCCCCACATGTTGTAAAATGGCTGAGGGGTGGGCCACTGTCACTATATCATATTAGCAAAGGAAGTGGCAggcaattaaattattaatttttagaaATGTTGATGAAATATTGCAATTCATATAGTTTTGGACAAATCATACCAAACTTTTcaatttcccatctgggccacCCGCTAGGATCTACAAAACTAAATTTAATTCACTGAAGCAGTAAAAAGTATATGAGAAAAGTAGCCTGGTGAAAACCCAGACCCaactcgtatatatatatatatatatatatatatatatatatatatatatatatatatatatatatatatatacatatacatacatatatgtggcCTAGAATACAACCAGTGTATATATGCCCATACAAAAATCGAGGCCACCCTGAACATATAATCCACTTCTCGACCGATTTAATCTCGTGTATATGACATAAAACAAATTTAGTTCCATCGTTGTTATACCACATCTCAcacttaaattaattttaataataatgataatgatgatgatgatgatgatgatgatgatgatgatgatgatgatgatgatgatgatgatgatgatgatgatgatgatgatgatgatgatgatgatgatgatgatgat harbors:
- the LOC139969079 gene encoding uncharacterized protein, which produces MALLRCLLAFAFIVCSVKTFAASIEDEILDADALSRRGHRLFHKLLHHHHRGALADNKNQPKQREERQLIHDNRENAMLDDFEKKMAELSPAERFDWHALLHSVGKHVATHVAEKLKARVLAEEGERLPEGYDELTPEERSWYGSLGKAALGAMSLFGK